Proteins encoded in a region of the Acidimicrobiales bacterium genome:
- a CDS encoding P-II family nitrogen regulator: MKLVTAIVKPFKVDDVKAALKALGVQGMTVSEAQGFGRQRGHTEVYRGAEYTVDFVPKVRVEVLAPDADVDRVVDAIVTAARTDKIGDGKVWVTPVEGVTRIRTGERDNDAL, translated from the coding sequence GTGAAGCTGGTTACCGCAATCGTCAAGCCGTTCAAGGTCGACGACGTGAAGGCTGCGTTGAAGGCCCTCGGCGTGCAGGGCATGACCGTCAGCGAAGCCCAGGGCTTCGGCCGCCAGCGAGGCCACACCGAGGTGTACCGGGGTGCCGAGTACACGGTCGACTTCGTGCCGAAGGTGCGGGTCGAGGTGCTGGCTCCCGACGCCGACGTCGACAGGGTGGTCGACGCCATCGTCACTGCGGCCCGCACCGACAAGATCGGTGACGGCAAGGTGTGGGTCACGCCGGTCGAAGGCGTCACCCGCATCCGGACGGGAGAGCGTGACAACGACGCCCTCTGA
- a CDS encoding ammonium transporter, whose translation MEPDTGNTAWVLISASLVLFMTPGLAFFYGGMVRAKNVLGMLMQNFFSMGLVSVLWALVVFSLAFGDGGSFIGNFDFVGLKGIGDIDVQLPGYVDNLALTIPPIVFVAYQMMFAIITPALITGATADRMKFAAWVAFLGLWLVLVYAPVAHWVFSPTGWLFQRGALDFAGGTVVHINAGIAALVLCIVLGKRKGWPREGMPPHNLPWTLLGTGILWFGWFGFNAGSALGANNLAGQALLNTHLAAAMGMLAWLVVEKVKDGHATTLGAASGAVAGLVAITPCAGFVGGLAPLAIGGAAGVICYLAIQLKFKLGYDDSLDVVGVHLVGGIVGSIMLGLFADTKVNSGGFDSVFFGGSTDLLVDQLVAVGATIVFSGIVTLIIAKAIDLVIGLRVDDDAEDVGLDQSQHAEGAYNLGDIAMGRVGS comes from the coding sequence ATGGAACCGGATACCGGCAACACCGCCTGGGTGCTGATCTCGGCATCGCTGGTGTTGTTCATGACGCCGGGCTTGGCGTTCTTCTACGGCGGGATGGTGCGCGCCAAGAACGTCCTCGGCATGCTCATGCAGAACTTCTTCAGCATGGGCCTCGTCAGCGTCCTGTGGGCCTTGGTGGTGTTCAGCCTGGCCTTCGGCGACGGTGGCTCGTTCATCGGCAACTTCGACTTCGTGGGGTTGAAGGGCATCGGCGACATCGATGTCCAGCTTCCCGGCTACGTCGACAACCTGGCCTTGACGATCCCGCCGATCGTGTTCGTGGCGTACCAGATGATGTTCGCCATCATCACGCCCGCACTGATCACGGGCGCCACCGCCGACCGCATGAAGTTCGCGGCGTGGGTGGCGTTCCTGGGACTGTGGCTGGTGCTGGTCTACGCACCGGTTGCCCACTGGGTGTTCAGCCCGACGGGCTGGCTGTTCCAGCGGGGTGCGCTCGACTTCGCGGGCGGCACGGTCGTGCACATCAATGCCGGCATCGCCGCCTTGGTGCTGTGCATCGTGCTGGGCAAGCGCAAGGGCTGGCCTCGTGAAGGCATGCCCCCGCACAACCTGCCCTGGACCCTGCTCGGCACCGGCATCCTGTGGTTCGGCTGGTTCGGCTTCAACGCCGGCTCGGCCTTGGGTGCCAACAACCTGGCGGGCCAGGCCCTGCTCAACACCCACTTGGCTGCAGCCATGGGCATGCTGGCCTGGCTGGTGGTGGAGAAGGTGAAGGACGGCCATGCCACCACCCTCGGGGCAGCATCCGGTGCGGTGGCGGGCCTGGTGGCCATCACCCCCTGTGCGGGCTTCGTCGGCGGGCTGGCGCCGTTGGCCATCGGTGGTGCTGCCGGCGTGATCTGCTACCTGGCCATCCAGTTGAAGTTCAAGCTGGGCTACGACGACTCGCTCGACGTGGTGGGCGTCCACCTGGTGGGCGGCATCGTCGGGTCGATCATGCTGGGGCTGTTCGCCGACACCAAGGTCAACTCGGGCGGCTTCGACAGCGTCTTCTTCGGCGGGAGCACCGACCTGCTGGTCGACCAGCTTGTCGCCGTGGGTGCCACCATCGTGTTCTCCGGGATCGTCACCTTGATCATCGCCAAGGCAATCGACCTGGTGATCGGCCTGCGGGTCGACGACGACGCCGAAGATGTTGGGCTCGACCAGTCCCAGCACGCCGAAGGCGCCTACAACTTGGGTGACATCGCCATGGGGAGGGTCGGCTCGTGA
- a CDS encoding HepT-like ribonuclease domain-containing protein, which translates to MSRSDDERVADILEAAAEVGALVASGREEWDRDRTRRLAVERLLEIIGEAARALSDEGRARYGEVPWPDVVGLRTVLAHHYHRVDPNQVWTIATIEVPRLVRHLAPDA; encoded by the coding sequence ATGAGCAGGAGCGACGACGAGCGCGTCGCCGACATCCTCGAAGCGGCCGCCGAAGTCGGCGCCTTGGTGGCCTCAGGTCGCGAGGAGTGGGACCGAGACCGCACCCGGCGGCTCGCTGTCGAACGATTGCTGGAGATCATCGGCGAGGCCGCGCGCGCACTGAGCGACGAGGGGCGCGCCCGATATGGCGAGGTGCCTTGGCCGGACGTGGTCGGCTTGCGCACGGTCCTGGCACACCATTACCACCGAGTCGACCCCAACCAGGTGTGGACGATCGCCACAATCGAGGTACCTCGCCTCGTTCGGCATCTCGCCCCAGACGCCTGA
- a CDS encoding toll/interleukin-1 receptor domain-containing protein → MPYDAYLAHASENGTDAKRLAEALRARGLTVWFNRFIVGPSIREQMEAGLLESDFGIVMLSPEFFSKKWTRNELDALMGLESPGEVRILPVWWNTTETNIRTESPMLAMRSAAVLGEAGVEGVADALVESILALSSDTSPGKRLRLQIATGFRWTDGPVWMPASLAEYDRRFGEDFAITDLAHIGYEGVAPAELEARDRGQPVPLIELFRAHTFWDGRLVTVIARQVAGSVQVFEGLVRDEDLPVDPTRPPGGCMAAYVFQLETVDFTRGELATSTASGRTRRRIPAWDPTRPMTAPSAGSRGL, encoded by the coding sequence GTGCCCTACGACGCGTACCTGGCTCACGCTAGCGAGAACGGAACTGACGCCAAGCGGCTCGCGGAGGCGCTCCGTGCGCGAGGACTGACCGTCTGGTTCAACCGGTTCATCGTCGGCCCGAGCATCCGGGAGCAGATGGAAGCGGGCCTCTTGGAGTCGGACTTCGGGATCGTGATGCTGTCCCCAGAGTTTTTCAGCAAGAAGTGGACGCGCAACGAGCTTGACGCGCTGATGGGCCTCGAATCACCCGGGGAGGTCCGCATCCTTCCCGTGTGGTGGAACACGACTGAGACGAACATACGCACGGAGTCGCCCATGCTCGCCATGCGCTCGGCGGCCGTCCTCGGCGAAGCTGGTGTCGAGGGAGTCGCCGATGCACTGGTGGAGTCGATCCTTGCTCTCTCTTCGGACACCTCGCCCGGCAAGCGGCTGCGCCTCCAGATCGCTACGGGATTCCGCTGGACCGATGGGCCGGTGTGGATGCCTGCCTCCCTGGCCGAGTATGACCGGCGGTTCGGCGAGGACTTCGCCATAACGGACCTGGCACACATCGGTTACGAGGGCGTGGCCCCGGCTGAACTGGAAGCAAGAGACCGCGGCCAGCCGGTGCCTCTCATCGAACTGTTCCGGGCGCACACGTTCTGGGACGGCAGGCTCGTCACGGTGATCGCCCGCCAAGTGGCGGGTTCCGTTCAGGTGTTCGAAGGACTCGTCCGCGACGAGGATCTCCCGGTCGACCCGACACGGCCGCCGGGAGGCTGCATGGCCGCGTACGTCTTCCAGTTGGAGACCGTCGACTTCACGCGGGGCGAACTTGCTACGTCCACTGCATCGGGCCGTACTCGGCGGCGCATCCCGGCATGGGACCCAACTCGCCCGATGACCGCTCCCTCTGCTGGGTCACGGGGTTTGTGA
- a CDS encoding amidase, which yields MRTVADVADAVRRGEQSAVEVLEECLAEIEAANPVLNAFVHLDPELARAEARKVDAAVARGDDPGPLAGVPFGIKDLEDCAGMPTSHGSLLYKGGPAATEDSVHTGRLRAAGAVPVGKTAAPEFGATCYTSTPAWGTARNPWDPTRTPGGSSGGSAAAVAAGMVPFCTASDGGGSTRIPAAFCGLLGFKPSYGRIPHERAAPSQTSVYGALTTNVRDAARHLDVAAGPDDRDRTSLPPAGTVYERVIEELDVRGLRAAWSTDLGFAVVDTEVAATAEAAAAALVEAAGLQLVDRPVSLTNPIEVWITLGAVDLWHDIERGMWPERADDFDIYARMAYAATNELPVRRLEKFNRMRTALEYELAAVYRDVDVLLTPTTAVPAFNAEGPLPGEINGQAIFPAMVVPFTMIGNLCWNPAVSVPAGMTAEGLPVGLQIMGRRHADDVVLRLARLFEEARPWPLHAEARAESR from the coding sequence ATGCGAACCGTCGCCGACGTAGCCGACGCAGTCCGCCGGGGGGAGCAGTCGGCGGTCGAGGTGCTCGAGGAGTGCCTGGCCGAGATCGAGGCTGCCAACCCTGTGCTGAATGCGTTCGTCCATCTCGATCCCGAGTTGGCTCGGGCCGAGGCTCGCAAGGTCGACGCCGCGGTCGCCCGGGGCGACGACCCTGGCCCGTTGGCCGGCGTCCCCTTCGGAATCAAGGACCTGGAGGACTGCGCAGGCATGCCCACGTCGCACGGCTCCCTGCTCTACAAGGGCGGGCCTGCGGCGACGGAGGACTCCGTCCACACCGGGCGCTTGCGTGCCGCGGGCGCCGTCCCCGTGGGCAAGACGGCCGCCCCCGAATTCGGCGCCACCTGTTACACCTCGACCCCCGCGTGGGGCACGGCCCGCAACCCGTGGGACCCCACTCGCACGCCGGGCGGTTCGAGCGGCGGTTCGGCGGCAGCGGTGGCAGCAGGCATGGTGCCGTTCTGCACGGCCAGCGACGGCGGTGGCTCGACCCGCATCCCCGCGGCTTTCTGCGGGCTGCTCGGCTTCAAGCCGTCGTACGGCCGCATCCCGCACGAGCGCGCCGCTCCGTCGCAGACCTCCGTCTACGGCGCGCTGACGACGAACGTGCGCGACGCGGCGCGACACCTCGACGTGGCCGCCGGGCCCGACGACCGCGACCGCACGTCGTTGCCGCCCGCAGGCACCGTGTACGAGCGGGTCATCGAGGAACTCGACGTGCGGGGGCTCCGTGCTGCGTGGTCGACCGACCTGGGCTTCGCCGTCGTCGACACAGAGGTGGCAGCGACGGCCGAGGCCGCGGCCGCGGCGTTGGTGGAGGCCGCGGGCCTGCAACTGGTGGACCGGCCCGTGTCGCTGACGAACCCCATCGAGGTGTGGATCACGCTGGGCGCGGTCGACCTGTGGCACGACATCGAACGCGGCATGTGGCCCGAGCGTGCCGACGACTTCGACATCTACGCCCGCATGGCGTACGCCGCCACCAACGAGCTGCCGGTGCGGCGCCTGGAGAAGTTCAACCGCATGCGCACGGCCCTCGAGTACGAACTGGCGGCGGTGTACCGCGACGTCGACGTGCTGCTGACGCCCACGACGGCGGTCCCGGCCTTCAACGCCGAAGGGCCGTTGCCCGGCGAGATCAACGGCCAAGCCATCTTCCCGGCCATGGTCGTTCCCTTCACCATGATCGGCAACCTGTGCTGGAACCCGGCTGTCTCCGTACCTGCAGGCATGACGGCCGAAGGCCTACCGGTGGGCCTGCAGATCATGGGCAGGCGCCATGCCGACGACGTGGTGCTCCGCCTGGCCCGTCTCTTCGAGGAGGCGCGGCCGTGGCCGTTGCATGCCGAGGCTCGCGCTGAGTCGAGGTAG
- a CDS encoding M1 family aminopeptidase has product MRRLPVLVLLLAAACSSGGDNDAATTTTTPPTTASTTTTTAPTTTTTRSSTPSCPTIPERVPPPADRPTYVLRIDVRPGENVVVGRTDARFTPDIPTDRLVFRLWPNGPRTAAGGARLDVTAVHVGAHPAESRRPNPTTLEVPVQLAAGQRVEASVDWRLTLPGAINDRLSRTGDAIRLGSFFPVLAWERGVGWAADPATGGFAESSTPVTADFAASVTVPAGFDVLATGVPDGSGRWTATAVPDFALTVGRFTTATATANAPSPIAVTVGVHAGLRETPQSYLNRVVRTLEDFGRRFGPYPWPNFTLAITPNLGGGIEYPMHVMQGPGTIGRTTPHEVGHQWFYGLVSNNQGRDPWLDEGLATWAEVRFEKEERDLVRTSIPRAGQGRTAEPMTFWQSRQGIYYRSVYVQGAQALAALGSPDLVDCALQLYVARHAHRVATNADLVAAVEAVFPEGRAVLARFGIRP; this is encoded by the coding sequence ATGCGCCGGTTGCCCGTCCTGGTCCTGCTCCTCGCCGCCGCGTGCTCGTCGGGCGGCGACAACGACGCGGCGACCACGACGACCACCCCGCCGACCACCGCGTCGACGACCACCACCACGGCGCCCACGACGACGACGACCCGCAGCAGCACGCCGTCGTGCCCGACGATCCCCGAGCGGGTGCCCCCGCCCGCCGACCGCCCTACCTATGTGCTGCGCATCGACGTGCGGCCGGGAGAGAACGTCGTCGTGGGCCGCACCGACGCCCGTTTCACCCCCGACATCCCCACCGACCGGTTGGTCTTCCGCCTCTGGCCCAACGGCCCGCGCACGGCGGCGGGCGGCGCCCGCCTCGACGTCACCGCCGTGCACGTCGGCGCCCATCCCGCCGAGTCGCGCCGGCCCAATCCCACCACCCTGGAAGTCCCGGTCCAACTGGCGGCAGGCCAACGGGTGGAGGCGTCGGTCGACTGGCGGCTGACGCTGCCCGGGGCCATCAACGACCGGCTGTCGCGTACGGGCGACGCCATCCGCCTCGGGTCGTTCTTCCCCGTCCTGGCGTGGGAGCGCGGCGTGGGCTGGGCCGCCGACCCGGCCACAGGCGGCTTCGCCGAATCGTCCACGCCGGTGACCGCCGACTTCGCCGCCTCGGTGACCGTGCCCGCAGGCTTTGACGTGCTGGCCACCGGCGTGCCCGACGGCAGCGGCCGTTGGACCGCAACAGCCGTCCCCGATTTCGCCCTCACCGTCGGCCGCTTCACCACAGCGACAGCCACAGCCAACGCCCCCAGCCCGATCGCCGTCACCGTCGGGGTCCACGCCGGCCTGCGGGAGACGCCGCAGTCGTACCTCAATCGGGTGGTTCGCACACTGGAGGACTTCGGCCGCCGCTTCGGCCCGTACCCCTGGCCCAACTTCACCCTCGCCATCACCCCCAACCTGGGTGGCGGCATCGAGTACCCCATGCACGTCATGCAGGGCCCGGGCACCATCGGCCGCACGACGCCGCACGAAGTCGGCCACCAATGGTTTTACGGGCTGGTGTCGAACAACCAGGGCCGCGACCCCTGGCTCGACGAAGGCTTGGCAACGTGGGCCGAGGTCCGTTTCGAGAAGGAGGAGCGCGACCTCGTACGCACATCGATCCCTCGGGCCGGGCAGGGCCGCACCGCCGAGCCGATGACCTTCTGGCAGTCGCGACAGGGGATCTACTACCGCAGCGTCTATGTGCAAGGAGCGCAGGCGCTGGCCGCGCTCGGTTCACCCGACCTCGTCGACTGTGCCCTGCAGTTGTACGTGGCCCGCCACGCCCACCGGGTGGCGACCAACGCCGACTTGGTGGCGGCCGTCGAGGCCGTGTTCCCTGAAGGCCGCGCCGTACTGGCCCGGTTCGGCATTCGGCCGTAG
- a CDS encoding DUF1232 domain-containing protein: protein MRLLLVAVGVVVASWVVLVLLARRLPHGLACDMASFLPDSVTLVRRLRRDPRVPRRAKVAVAFAGLWVLSPIDLIPEFLPVIGPLDDVVVVALALRYAARQVPREVVHAAWPGDPRLLDRLLG from the coding sequence GTGAGGCTGCTGCTCGTCGCCGTCGGCGTGGTGGTGGCGAGCTGGGTGGTGTTGGTGCTGTTGGCCCGGCGGCTCCCGCACGGGCTGGCCTGCGACATGGCGAGCTTCCTGCCCGACTCGGTGACGCTGGTGCGCCGGCTGCGCCGTGACCCACGGGTGCCGCGCCGCGCCAAGGTGGCCGTGGCCTTTGCCGGGTTGTGGGTGCTGTCGCCCATCGACCTGATCCCCGAGTTCCTCCCGGTCATCGGCCCCCTCGACGACGTGGTCGTCGTGGCGCTCGCCCTGCGGTACGCGGCCCGCCAAGTGCCCCGCGAGGTGGTGCACGCGGCCTGGCCCGGCGACCCCCGCCTGCTCGACCGCCTGCTGGGCTGA
- a CDS encoding FAD-dependent oxidoreductase: MAERLIVIGGDAGGMAAATQARRLRPDMEIIALEKGRWTSYSACGIPYLVGGDVGTLDELVVRTPQKFRDRNLIDVRTRHEVMALDLDKRTVEVRDHEHGRTYATSFDTLHLGLGAKPLRPDLPGADLPHVRGVQTLEDATHLLALAESGECRDVVVVGGGYIGLEMAEAFVKRGAAVTIVEQAPEVMTTLDPDMGALVSEAIRGQGITVRCGEAVQRFEDKAVVTEHGTLRADLVVLGLGVVPNTRLAADAGIATGAKGAVVVDPRQHTSAEGVWAAGDCCESFHLVSRRHVNIALGTHANKQARVAGINIGGGYATFPGVVGTAATKLCGTEIARTGLSEREATAAGFGYEAVTITSTTRAGYFPGAGKITVKLLAEKRSGRVLGAQLVGFEGAAKRVDVLATAITVGMTVEQMTALDLSYAPPFAPVWDPVLVAARKAAEALAR; encoded by the coding sequence ATGGCCGAACGTCTGATCGTGATCGGGGGCGACGCAGGGGGGATGGCCGCGGCCACCCAGGCCCGGCGCCTGCGCCCCGACATGGAGATCATCGCCTTGGAAAAGGGGCGGTGGACGAGCTACTCGGCGTGCGGCATCCCCTACCTGGTCGGCGGCGATGTCGGCACCCTCGACGAGCTGGTCGTGCGCACGCCGCAGAAGTTCCGCGACAGGAACCTCATCGACGTGCGCACCCGCCACGAGGTCATGGCCCTCGACCTCGACAAGCGCACTGTCGAGGTGCGCGACCACGAACACGGCCGCACCTACGCCACAAGCTTCGACACGCTGCACCTCGGCCTCGGCGCCAAGCCCCTGCGGCCCGACCTGCCTGGCGCCGACCTCCCGCACGTCCGCGGCGTGCAGACGCTGGAGGACGCCACCCACCTGCTCGCCTTGGCGGAGAGCGGCGAGTGCCGCGACGTGGTGGTCGTCGGCGGTGGCTACATCGGGCTGGAGATGGCCGAGGCGTTCGTGAAGCGGGGCGCCGCCGTGACCATCGTGGAGCAGGCGCCCGAGGTCATGACCACCCTCGACCCCGACATGGGTGCGCTGGTGAGCGAGGCCATTCGGGGCCAAGGCATCACCGTGCGCTGTGGCGAGGCGGTCCAAAGGTTCGAGGACAAAGCCGTGGTCACCGAACACGGCACGCTGCGTGCCGACCTCGTGGTCCTCGGCCTTGGCGTGGTGCCCAACACCCGGCTGGCGGCGGACGCCGGCATCGCCACCGGTGCCAAAGGGGCGGTCGTCGTGGACCCCCGGCAACACACGTCGGCCGAAGGGGTGTGGGCGGCGGGCGACTGTTGCGAGTCGTTCCACCTCGTCTCGCGGCGACACGTGAACATCGCGCTGGGCACGCATGCCAACAAGCAGGCCCGGGTGGCGGGCATCAACATCGGGGGCGGCTACGCCACATTCCCCGGGGTGGTCGGCACGGCTGCCACCAAGCTGTGCGGCACCGAGATCGCCCGCACCGGCCTGAGCGAGCGCGAGGCCACAGCCGCAGGCTTCGGCTACGAAGCGGTCACCATCACATCGACGACGCGGGCCGGCTACTTCCCCGGCGCCGGGAAGATCACGGTGAAGCTGCTGGCCGAGAAGCGGTCGGGCCGCGTGCTGGGGGCGCAGTTGGTCGGCTTCGAAGGCGCCGCCAAACGGGTCGACGTGTTGGCCACCGCCATCACCGTCGGCATGACCGTCGAGCAGATGACGGCGCTCGACCTGTCGTACGCCCCTCCCTTCGCCCCCGTGTGGGACCCCGTGCTCGTCGCTGCCCGAAAGGCCGCCGAAGCCCTCGCTCGCTAG
- a CDS encoding NUDIX hydrolase N-terminal domain-containing protein, with the protein MDEGNPVSAADLLRWSETLSAVARTGLGFTESLYERERFEEVLKVAADMRVAAGHELEAEVLVEEWLRAVGSGVAGYVTPKVAVGAVVGNERGELLLVQRADSGVWLYPTGWADVGYSASEVAVKEVHEETGIEVEPLRLVAVLDGLRLGFTRIPLYSLVFHCRTLGGELKAHPLECRAVGWFAEDNLPSPLAGFERWGAPAFAAIRGEPVEVTFDPPRAPMWRDDA; encoded by the coding sequence GTGGACGAGGGGAACCCGGTCTCGGCGGCCGACCTGTTGCGGTGGAGCGAGACGCTGTCGGCCGTGGCCCGCACCGGCCTGGGGTTCACCGAGAGCCTGTACGAGCGGGAGCGCTTCGAAGAGGTGCTGAAGGTGGCGGCCGACATGCGCGTCGCCGCGGGCCACGAGCTCGAAGCCGAGGTGCTGGTCGAGGAGTGGCTACGGGCCGTGGGTAGCGGCGTTGCCGGCTATGTCACGCCCAAGGTCGCGGTGGGCGCGGTGGTGGGCAACGAGCGGGGCGAGCTGCTGTTGGTGCAGCGGGCCGACTCCGGCGTGTGGCTGTACCCGACCGGCTGGGCCGACGTCGGCTACTCCGCCTCCGAGGTGGCGGTCAAGGAAGTGCACGAGGAGACCGGCATCGAGGTCGAGCCGCTGCGGCTGGTGGCGGTGCTCGACGGGCTGCGGTTGGGCTTCACCCGAATCCCCTTGTACTCGTTGGTCTTCCACTGCCGCACTCTCGGCGGCGAGCTCAAGGCGCACCCGCTGGAATGCCGCGCCGTGGGCTGGTTCGCCGAGGACAACCTCCCGTCGCCGCTCGCCGGCTTCGAGCGGTGGGGTGCGCCTGCGTTTGCCGCCATCCGCGGCGAGCCGGTCGAGGTCACCTTCGACCCACCTCGCGCCCCCATGTGGCGCGACGACGCCTGA
- a CDS encoding nucleotidyltransferase domain-containing protein — MARHHGRRVRLFGSVARGDDRPGSDVDLLVDFDAESSLFDVIRLTRELEELLGLPVDVVSTGGLKDRDVRILAEAIEL, encoded by the coding sequence GTGGCGCGCCACCACGGGCGACGCGTCCGCCTCTTCGGGTCGGTCGCTCGAGGCGACGACCGTCCCGGTAGTGACGTAGATCTGTTGGTCGACTTCGACGCCGAGAGCTCGCTGTTCGACGTCATCCGCCTCACTCGGGAGCTGGAGGAGCTGCTCGGCCTCCCCGTCGACGTGGTCTCCACCGGCGGCTTGAAGGATCGAGACGTTCGCATCCTCGCCGAGGCCATCGAGCTATGA
- a CDS encoding [protein-PII] uridylyltransferase codes for MTTTPSEFRAQRSALLQEAGLSGPAFCRAYASLADSWLGSLLGDERGVALVAVGGYGRGELAPCSDLDVVLVHDGRKDIGEVAERIWYPIWDAGLALDHSVRTVKQALAVATADLKAALGLLEARWVAGDVGLAGELATRATEQWQKQWKHWMPRLDESVRARHAEFEEVAFLLEPELKEGRGGLRDAHLLRVLPSTADVSAAHDVLLRVRVALHLRADRALDRLLLQEQDAVAADLGYADADLLMADVAAAGRAVAWAGDDVWSRLRTKAKWKNGVLAPGVVLRGGEVALDTEARPASDPGLALRAGAQVARTGAPFSREALDRLAVEVPDPGDPWSDDVRGALVALLGAGPAAIPVLETLDQKGLLVRLLPEWAAVRSKPQRNAYHRFTVDRHLLETAANAAALLRRVARPDLLLLGALLHDIGKGFPGDHTEVGMDLVAAVGARMGLPKPDVDVLVAMVRHHLLLPDAATRRDIDDPATIETVAEAVGDRDTLELLAALTEADSLATGPSAWGAWKAGLVSELAARVARRLEGDAPAAQASTLPTPEHVALMAQREVVVQQDGDRLTVVAPDRPGLFARVAGTLSLHGLDVRSAAVASSDDGMAVEVFEVEPAFGSQPEWPRVTADVERALGGRLALDARLTERARVYARRRASAARPAEPRVLIDNDATSAATVVEVRAPDDVGVLYRITRALADADLDVRRAKVSTLGHEVVDAFYVVDREGRKVEDQEHLAEVERAILDALTRH; via the coding sequence GTGACAACGACGCCCTCTGAGTTCCGGGCGCAACGCTCGGCATTGCTGCAGGAGGCGGGGCTTTCCGGCCCCGCCTTCTGTCGCGCCTACGCCTCGCTGGCCGACTCGTGGCTGGGGTCGTTGCTGGGCGACGAGCGGGGCGTGGCCCTGGTCGCCGTCGGGGGGTACGGACGTGGCGAACTGGCGCCGTGCAGCGACCTCGACGTGGTGCTCGTACACGACGGCCGCAAGGACATCGGCGAGGTGGCCGAACGGATCTGGTACCCCATCTGGGACGCGGGCCTCGCCCTCGACCACAGCGTGCGGACGGTGAAGCAGGCGTTGGCCGTGGCGACGGCCGACCTCAAGGCGGCCCTGGGGTTGCTGGAGGCGCGCTGGGTGGCGGGCGACGTGGGATTGGCCGGGGAGTTGGCGACCCGGGCCACCGAGCAGTGGCAAAAGCAGTGGAAGCACTGGATGCCCCGGCTCGACGAATCCGTGCGGGCGCGGCACGCCGAGTTCGAGGAGGTGGCCTTCCTGCTCGAACCGGAGTTGAAGGAAGGACGCGGCGGCTTGCGCGATGCCCACTTGTTGCGGGTGCTCCCGTCGACGGCCGACGTGAGCGCGGCGCACGACGTACTGCTGCGGGTGCGCGTGGCCTTGCACCTGCGAGCGGACCGGGCGCTCGACCGTCTGCTGCTGCAAGAGCAGGACGCCGTGGCTGCCGACTTGGGCTACGCCGATGCCGACCTGTTGATGGCCGATGTCGCCGCCGCAGGACGGGCCGTTGCCTGGGCGGGCGACGACGTGTGGTCGCGGCTGCGCACCAAGGCCAAGTGGAAGAACGGCGTGTTGGCCCCCGGCGTCGTGTTGCGGGGCGGGGAGGTGGCGCTCGACACCGAGGCCCGCCCGGCGTCCGACCCCGGCCTGGCATTGCGGGCAGGGGCGCAGGTGGCGCGCACGGGGGCGCCGTTCTCCCGGGAGGCGCTCGACCGGCTGGCGGTCGAGGTCCCCGACCCTGGCGACCCGTGGAGCGACGACGTGCGCGGCGCGCTGGTGGCGTTGCTGGGTGCGGGACCCGCTGCCATCCCTGTGTTGGAGACGCTCGACCAGAAGGGGCTGTTGGTGCGGCTGCTCCCCGAGTGGGCGGCAGTGCGCAGCAAGCCGCAACGCAACGCCTATCACCGCTTCACCGTCGACCGGCACCTGTTGGAGACGGCGGCCAACGCCGCGGCACTGTTGCGCCGGGTGGCCCGACCCGACCTGTTGTTGCTCGGCGCGCTGCTGCACGACATCGGCAAGGGGTTCCCTGGCGACCACACCGAGGTGGGCATGGATCTCGTGGCCGCGGTCGGCGCACGCATGGGCTTGCCCAAGCCTGATGTCGATGTGCTCGTCGCCATGGTGCGCCACCACCTGCTGCTGCCCGACGCCGCCACCCGCCGCGACATCGACGACCCCGCCACCATCGAGACGGTGGCCGAGGCGGTCGGTGACCGCGACACGCTCGAACTGTTGGCCGCGCTCACCGAGGCCGACAGCCTGGCTACCGGCCCGTCGGCGTGGGGGGCGTGGAAGGCGGGGCTGGTGAGCGAGTTGGCAGCGCGGGTGGCTCGTCGACTGGAAGGCGATGCGCCCGCGGCCCAGGCCTCGACATTGCCGACGCCGGAGCATGTGGCCCTGATGGCGCAGCGGGAGGTGGTCGTGCAGCAGGACGGCGACCGGCTGACGGTGGTGGCGCCCGACCGACCGGGCTTATTCGCCCGCGTGGCGGGCACGTTGTCGTTGCACGGGCTCGATGTGCGCTCCGCCGCTGTGGCGTCGAGCGACGACGGCATGGCGGTCGAGGTGTTCGAGGTCGAGCCCGCCTTCGGCTCGCAGCCCGAGTGGCCGCGGGTGACGGCCGACGTGGAGCGGGCGCTGGGCGGGCGGCTGGCACTCGACGCCCGACTGACCGAGCGGGCGCGGGTGTACGCCCGCCGCCGTGCGTCGGCCGCCCGGCCCGCCGAGCCGCGAGTGCTGATCGACAACGACGCCACGTCCGCGGCGACGGTGGTGGAGGTACGGGCGCCCGACGACGTCGGCGTGCTGTACCGCATCACCCGGGCACTGGCCGACGCCGACCTCGACGTACGTCGGGCCAAGGTGTCGACCTTGGGACACGAGGTGGTCGACGCTTTCTACGTGGTCGACCGCGAGGGCCGGAAGGTCGAGGACCAGGAGCACTTGGCCGAGGTCGAGCGCGCCATCCTCGACGCCCTCACCCGCCACTGA